A window of Phyllobacterium sp. T1293 contains these coding sequences:
- a CDS encoding pilus assembly protein N-terminal domain-containing protein translates to MVRHHGTIIALALLAAVSSAAQAGADTGIHVVMNQATVLKLARPADTVVVGDPEIADAVVKDSKTVVLTGKGFGVTNIVIMDADGGAIVDDHVLVSRSVANTVRVYRRAAVQTLSCSPFCETSQKTDAEKKSDTEIGGN, encoded by the coding sequence ATGGTTCGACATCACGGCACGATCATTGCACTTGCGCTTTTGGCCGCTGTGTCGAGCGCGGCACAAGCTGGTGCTGACACCGGCATCCATGTTGTGATGAATCAGGCCACCGTTCTGAAGCTGGCCCGCCCTGCGGATACGGTCGTTGTCGGCGATCCTGAAATAGCCGATGCGGTTGTGAAAGATTCAAAAACGGTGGTGTTAACAGGTAAAGGTTTCGGTGTGACGAACATCGTCATCATGGACGCCGATGGCGGTGCCATTGTCGATGATCACGTTCTCGTCAGCCGCAGCGTTGCCAACACCGTCCGCGTCTATAGGCGCGCTGCTGTCCAGACACTCTCATGCTCGCCCTTTTGCGAAACATCCCAGAAGACCGACGCCGAAAAGAAATCCGATACGGAAATCGGCGGCAACTGA
- a CDS encoding TadE/TadG family type IV pilus assembly protein gives MFARFCRNNRGTVAIEFALIALPFFLLIFAIIEISLSFTAEQVMSNTVDDLSRKLRTGQLKASDVSGSKLATLICGQLLMPAAGCPDLVVDLQTYATFKAVPKTIPIKADNDVDASGFKNAPGGAGTINQLRVFYRWPILTDLMKPRIESIKGKGKTLLFSTATWQNEPYL, from the coding sequence ATGTTCGCACGGTTCTGCAGGAACAATCGCGGTACCGTTGCAATCGAGTTTGCCCTGATTGCCCTTCCCTTCTTCCTGCTTATTTTTGCTATTATAGAAATCAGCCTGAGCTTTACCGCCGAACAGGTCATGTCCAACACCGTTGACGATCTCTCGCGCAAGCTGAGAACCGGCCAGCTCAAAGCCAGCGACGTAAGCGGCAGCAAGTTGGCGACGCTCATTTGCGGCCAGTTGCTCATGCCTGCAGCGGGTTGCCCTGATCTCGTCGTCGATTTGCAAACATATGCGACCTTCAAGGCTGTACCGAAGACCATTCCAATCAAGGCGGACAATGATGTCGACGCGTCCGGGTTCAAGAATGCTCCCGGCGGCGCTGGAACAATCAATCAACTGCGGGTCTTTTACCGCTGGCCTATCCTGACTGATTTGATGAAGCCCCGCATTGAAAGCATAAAGGGGAAAGGGAAGACCCTGCTCTTCTCAACGGCAACCTGGCAAAACGAGCCCTATCTATGA
- a CDS encoding phosphopentomutase has product MSRAFLFVLDSFGIGGAPDAAAFGDAGATTLGHIAEACAQGRGDRTGLRSGPLALPKMASLGLFHAASLASNFEIPSETTDPVGLWGAAEEVSNGKDTPSGHWEIAGVPVTFNWGYFPQTIPTFPDSLIAEAVRRANLPGILGNKHASGTDIIEEYGEEHIRSGQPIFYTSTDSVIQIAAHEQHFGLGRLYKLCEIMRELVDPLNIGRVIARPFVGETRETFERTGNRRDYSVPPPEPTLLDRLTDAGRTVIAIGKIGDIYAHKGVSQVRKANGNMALFDETLIAMDDAQDGDLVFTNFVDFDMLYGHRRDVPGYAAALEAFDRRLPEALAKLRAGDLLILTADHGCDPTFKGTDHTRERVPVLCFGPDLPHGSLGIRPTFADIGETIAAHLDIAPGPHGKSFLRGTASHA; this is encoded by the coding sequence ATGTCTCGCGCTTTTCTTTTTGTGCTCGATTCCTTTGGCATAGGCGGCGCGCCGGATGCTGCAGCTTTTGGTGATGCGGGCGCAACGACGCTGGGGCATATTGCGGAAGCATGCGCTCAGGGACGTGGGGACAGGACCGGGCTGCGTTCCGGCCCGCTCGCTCTGCCGAAAATGGCTTCACTTGGTCTTTTCCACGCGGCCAGTCTTGCGTCCAACTTCGAAATTCCGTCTGAGACAACTGATCCGGTCGGATTATGGGGAGCCGCAGAAGAGGTTTCCAATGGCAAGGATACGCCGTCAGGTCATTGGGAAATCGCTGGCGTACCCGTAACCTTCAACTGGGGTTATTTTCCCCAGACAATCCCGACCTTTCCCGACAGTCTGATTGCAGAAGCTGTCCGCCGTGCCAATTTACCCGGTATTCTGGGCAACAAACATGCGTCCGGTACTGACATCATCGAAGAGTATGGCGAAGAGCACATTCGCAGCGGCCAGCCGATTTTCTATACGTCAACGGATTCCGTGATCCAGATCGCTGCGCACGAACAGCATTTTGGTCTCGGCCGGCTTTACAAGCTCTGCGAGATCATGCGCGAGCTGGTCGATCCGCTGAATATTGGCAGGGTGATCGCGCGGCCATTTGTCGGTGAAACCAGAGAAACCTTTGAGCGCACCGGTAATCGCCGCGACTATTCCGTCCCGCCGCCCGAACCGACATTGCTTGACCGCCTGACCGATGCTGGCCGCACCGTCATCGCGATTGGCAAGATCGGCGATATCTATGCGCATAAGGGCGTATCACAGGTGCGCAAGGCCAATGGCAATATGGCCCTTTTTGACGAGACCCTGATTGCCATGGACGATGCGCAGGACGGTGATCTGGTCTTCACCAACTTCGTCGATTTCGACATGCTTTACGGCCATCGCCGTGATGTACCCGGTTATGCCGCGGCACTGGAAGCCTTTGACCGCCGCCTGCCGGAAGCTTTGGCAAAATTGCGGGCCGGTGATCTGCTCATCCTGACGGCCGATCATGGTTGTGATCCAACCTTCAAGGGAACAGATCACACGCGCGAACGCGTTCCGGTTCTCTGTTTCGGGCCTGACCTGCCGCATGGATCGCTGGGTATCCGTCCGACCTTTGCCGATATTGGCGAAACGATTGCTGCTCATCTCGACATTGCACCCGGCCCACACGGCAAGAGCTTCCTGCGAGGCACAGCATCCCATGCCTGA
- the rpsT gene encoding 30S ribosomal protein S20, with amino-acid sequence MANTPSAKKAARKIEARTEVNKSRRSRVRTFLRKFEDAVASGDQAAASVAFKAVEPEVMRAATKGVMHKNTASRKVSRLAHRLKAMSA; translated from the coding sequence ATGGCCAACACTCCTTCGGCCAAGAAAGCGGCGCGTAAGATCGAAGCCCGCACCGAAGTAAATAAATCCCGCCGCTCACGCGTGCGCACCTTCCTTCGCAAGTTCGAAGATGCGGTGGCAAGCGGTGATCAGGCAGCCGCTTCCGTAGCCTTCAAGGCTGTTGAACCGGAAGTAATGCGCGCTGCTACTAAAGGCGTAATGCACAAGAACACGGCATCCCGGAAGGTTTCCCGTCTTGCACATCGCCTCAAGGCCATGTCTGCATAA
- a CDS encoding TadE/TadG family type IV pilus assembly protein gives MEFALIAPVMILLLLGSVEVTNGIDVNRKLARSGSMVADLVTQQQSVTKDQINNIMEIAGLTLLPYQRDLPQITVTSINVPGDGSSATVAWSQRRVNQSVTTPYAKGSTIAIDPNLRVAGTNITFVRVETNIAYLPLIAWTMQNPVNTSIGTSGKGIPMAKTIYGRVRQGTAVACSNC, from the coding sequence ATGGAATTTGCATTGATTGCGCCGGTGATGATCCTGTTGCTTCTTGGCAGCGTTGAAGTGACGAATGGAATTGACGTCAACAGAAAACTCGCACGCTCCGGCAGTATGGTGGCCGATCTGGTCACGCAACAGCAATCGGTCACGAAAGACCAGATTAACAATATCATGGAAATCGCCGGTCTGACGCTTCTGCCTTACCAGCGTGATTTGCCGCAAATCACGGTGACATCCATCAATGTTCCCGGAGATGGCAGCAGTGCGACGGTTGCGTGGTCGCAGCGCCGGGTCAACCAGTCAGTCACAACGCCTTATGCGAAAGGCAGCACCATCGCCATTGATCCCAATCTGCGCGTCGCGGGTACAAACATCACATTTGTACGTGTTGAGACAAATATCGCCTACCTACCGCTCATCGCCTGGACGATGCAAAATCCTGTCAACACGTCCATTGGCACCTCAGGCAAAGGCATTCCCATGGCGAAGACAATCTATGGCCGCGTCCGTCAGGGTACAGCAGTCGCTTGCAGCAATTGCTGA
- a CDS encoding Flp family type IVb pilin, whose amino-acid sequence MFNVKHLAEPGDNAFTGFPRNRSGATAIEYALIAAIISIGIVSSAGTLGTAIKATYQSVSTKVVDVSQ is encoded by the coding sequence ATGTTCAACGTAAAACATCTCGCAGAACCGGGCGACAATGCGTTCACCGGCTTTCCCCGGAACAGGTCCGGAGCGACTGCCATTGAATATGCCCTGATTGCGGCCATTATCTCCATTGGGATCGTCTCCAGCGCAGGAACGCTCGGAACCGCCATCAAAGCCACCTATCAAAGTGTCTCAACCAAAGTTGTAGATGTGAGCCAGTGA
- a CDS encoding enoyl-CoA hydratase yields MAYENIIVETREKVGFIQLNRPQALNALNSALLAELSAALEDFEKDERIGAVVITGSEKAFAAGADIKEMQTLQFADAYLSDYFSEWERVTRLRKPLIAAVAGYALGGGCELAMMCDFIIAADTAKFGQPEITLGVMPGMGGSQRLTRFVGKSKAMDLCLTGRMMDAAEAERSGLVARVVPAGELIEEALKAAKKVASFSLPVVMMTKETVNRAYETTLSEGLRFERRLFHSMFALEDQKEGMAAFAEKRTPNFKNR; encoded by the coding sequence ATGGCCTACGAAAATATCATTGTCGAAACGCGCGAGAAGGTTGGCTTCATTCAACTCAATCGACCGCAGGCACTGAATGCGCTGAATTCCGCCTTGCTTGCCGAGCTGAGCGCGGCGCTTGAAGACTTCGAAAAGGACGAGCGGATCGGTGCCGTCGTCATCACCGGCTCTGAAAAGGCATTTGCTGCCGGTGCCGACATCAAGGAAATGCAGACACTCCAGTTCGCCGATGCATATCTCAGCGATTATTTCAGCGAATGGGAGCGGGTCACGCGTCTGCGCAAACCACTGATCGCCGCGGTGGCGGGCTATGCGCTGGGCGGGGGCTGCGAGCTTGCCATGATGTGCGATTTCATCATTGCAGCGGATACTGCCAAATTCGGGCAGCCCGAGATTACACTTGGTGTCATGCCCGGCATGGGCGGCTCCCAGCGGTTAACGCGCTTTGTCGGCAAGTCCAAGGCAATGGACCTGTGCCTGACCGGACGCATGATGGACGCTGCAGAAGCGGAGCGCAGCGGCCTTGTGGCACGCGTGGTGCCCGCTGGCGAGCTTATTGAGGAAGCCCTGAAGGCGGCCAAGAAAGTTGCCTCCTTCTCCCTGCCGGTTGTCATGATGACCAAGGAGACGGTCAACCGCGCCTATGAAACAACGCTGTCGGAAGGATTGAGGTTCGAGCGGCGCCTGTTCCATTCCATGTTTGCGCTGGAAGATCAGAAAGAGGGAATGGCGGCCTTTGCGGAAAAGCGCACGCCAAATTTCAAGAATCGTTGA
- the mutM gene encoding bifunctional DNA-formamidopyrimidine glycosylase/DNA-(apurinic or apyrimidinic site) lyase encodes MPELPEVETVRRGLQPFMEGATIARVEQRRPDLRFPFPENFAQRLTGRRIDSLERRAKYLIVHLDDGLGLISHLGMSGSYRIERDEEETAPGVFHYERSRNTTHDHVVIHVESKERVKSRIIYNDPRRFGFMLFAEPGALNTHKFIQDLGIEPTGNRLDGALLAKLFEDKNAPLKAALLDQTLIAGLGNIYVCEALWRAELSPLRVAGTITGENSEPNPMAERLAASIRSVISDAIAAGGSSLKDYRQTDGELGYFQHSFSVYDREGEPCPRPACDGTVTRIVQSGRSTFFCPICQH; translated from the coding sequence ATGCCTGAACTTCCTGAAGTCGAAACCGTTCGCCGTGGATTGCAGCCCTTCATGGAAGGCGCAACCATTGCGCGTGTCGAGCAGCGCAGACCGGATCTGCGCTTTCCCTTTCCGGAAAACTTTGCCCAAAGGCTGACAGGGCGCCGGATCGACTCGCTGGAACGCCGGGCCAAATATCTGATTGTGCATCTGGACGATGGTTTGGGATTGATCAGCCATCTGGGAATGTCCGGCTCCTATCGAATCGAGCGGGACGAGGAAGAAACTGCGCCAGGTGTGTTTCACTATGAACGGTCGCGGAATACGACGCACGACCATGTTGTGATCCATGTGGAATCAAAAGAACGTGTGAAAAGTCGTATCATCTACAACGACCCGCGTCGTTTCGGCTTTATGCTGTTTGCAGAACCCGGCGCGCTCAACACCCACAAATTCATTCAGGATCTCGGCATCGAACCCACAGGCAACCGGCTGGACGGCGCACTGCTCGCAAAACTTTTCGAAGACAAGAATGCGCCGTTGAAAGCGGCTCTGCTGGACCAGACACTGATTGCCGGCCTTGGTAATATCTATGTCTGCGAAGCTCTCTGGCGGGCTGAGCTGTCACCTCTGCGCGTTGCCGGGACCATTACTGGCGAGAACAGCGAACCTAATCCCATGGCGGAGCGGCTTGCTGCCTCCATTCGCTCCGTCATCTCCGATGCGATTGCCGCAGGCGGGTCCAGCTTGAAGGATTACCGGCAGACCGACGGGGAGCTTGGCTATTTCCAGCATTCATTTTCTGTCTACGATCGCGAAGGCGAGCCTTGCCCGCGTCCTGCCTGTGATGGCACGGTAACGCGCATCGTCCAAAGCGGACGGTCGACATTTTTCTGCCCGATCTGCCAGCATTAG